In Oryza brachyantha chromosome 1, ObraRS2, whole genome shotgun sequence, the following are encoded in one genomic region:
- the LOC102704660 gene encoding metal tolerance protein 7 isoform X2, producing MGDGGEKQVGEAAAEGWRLRVNDFQLPERPKDPHFVKRVIKRCHGKHRKIARYYKKQESLLKDFSEMETMNQIGTVDQNAPTEEELRQLAKGERLAINLSNIINLILFIGKVVASVESLSMAVIASTLDSLLDLLSGFILWFTAHAMKKPNKYSYPIGKRRMQPVGIIVFASVMGTLGFQVLIESGRQLITNEHQIFDHRKELWMIGSMSSVAVVKFFLMLYCRSFKNEIVRAYAQDHFFDVITNSVGLVSALLAVQYKWWMDPVGAILIAVYTITTWARTVVENVGTLIGRSAPAEYLTKLTYLIWNHHQQIRHIDTVRAYTFGTHYFVEVDIVLPGDMPLSQAHDIGESLQEKLEQLPEVERAFVHVDFEFTHRPEHKAEV from the exons atgggcgacggcggggagaAGCAggtgggggaggcggcggcggaggggtggcggctCAGGGTCAACGACTTCCAGTTGCCGGAGCGGCCCAAGGACCCGCACTTCGTCAAGAGGGTTATCAAGCGATGCCACG GAAAACACCGGAAAATTGCAAGATACTACAAGAAGCAGGAAAGTCTTCTGAAGGATTTCAGCGAGATGGAAACCATGAATCAGATTGGTACGGTTGATCAGAATGCTCCTACTGAG gaagAGTTGAGGCAACTGGCAAAGGGTGAACGACTGGCCATCAATCTGTCGAACATCATCAATCTGATTCTTTTCATTGGGAAAGTTGTTGCTTCAGTTGAAAGTTTATCGATGGCAGTGATAGCTTCGACACTGGACTCCCTACTGGATCTTCTGTCGGGTTTCATACTCTGGTTTACTGCACATGCTATGAAAAAGCCCAACAAGTATAGCTATCCAATTGGGAAGAGACGAATGCAACCAGTG GGTATAATAGTCTTTGCATCAGTAATGGGAACACTTGGCTTCCAAGTGCTGATCGAGTCAGGGCGGCAGCTTATCACAAAT GAACACCAAATATTCGATCACAGGAAGGAGCTGTGGATGATCGGCAGCATGTCCTCGGTCGCGGTGGTGAAGTTCTTCCTGATGCTCTACTGCCGGTCGTTCAAGAACGAGATCGTGAGAGCGTACGCGCAGGACCATTTCTTCGACGTGATCACCAACTCCGTCGGCCTCGTCAGcgcgctcctcgccgtccAGTACAAATGGTGGATGGATCCGGTCGGAGCCATACTG ATCGCGGTGTACACGATCACGACGTGGGCGAGGACGGTGGTGGAGAACGTGGGGACGCTGATCGGgaggtcggcgccggcggagtaCCTGACGAAGCTGACGTACCTGATATGGAACCACCACCAGCAGATCCGGCACATCGACACGGTGAGGGCCTACACCTTCGGCACGCACTACTTCGTGGAGGTGGACATCGTCCTCCCCGGCGACATGCCGCTCAGCCAGGCGCACGACATCGGTGAGTCGCTCCAGGAGAAGCTGGAGCAGCTCCCCGAGGTCGAGCGCGCCTTCGTCCACGTCGACTTCGAGTTCACCCACCGCCCCGAGCACAAGGCCGAGGtctga
- the LOC102704660 gene encoding metal tolerance protein 7 isoform X1, whose amino-acid sequence MGSPGRRAAGDTGEPWKLRVGDDFTVPERFHRRPPFLSRIFPAGSHGKHRKIARYYKKQESLLKDFSEMETMNQIGTVDQNAPTEEELRQLAKGERLAINLSNIINLILFIGKVVASVESLSMAVIASTLDSLLDLLSGFILWFTAHAMKKPNKYSYPIGKRRMQPVGIIVFASVMGTLGFQVLIESGRQLITNEHQIFDHRKELWMIGSMSSVAVVKFFLMLYCRSFKNEIVRAYAQDHFFDVITNSVGLVSALLAVQYKWWMDPVGAILIAVYTITTWARTVVENVGTLIGRSAPAEYLTKLTYLIWNHHQQIRHIDTVRAYTFGTHYFVEVDIVLPGDMPLSQAHDIGESLQEKLEQLPEVERAFVHVDFEFTHRPEHKAEV is encoded by the exons ATGGGGAGCCCTGGacgacgcgccgccggcgacacgGGGGAGCCATGGAAGCTGCgggtcggcgacgacttcaCCGTCCCGGAGCGCTTCCACCGCAGGCCCCCCTTCCTCTCCAGGATCTTCCCCGCCGGCTCCCACG GAAAACACCGGAAAATTGCAAGATACTACAAGAAGCAGGAAAGTCTTCTGAAGGATTTCAGCGAGATGGAAACCATGAATCAGATTGGTACGGTTGATCAGAATGCTCCTACTGAG gaagAGTTGAGGCAACTGGCAAAGGGTGAACGACTGGCCATCAATCTGTCGAACATCATCAATCTGATTCTTTTCATTGGGAAAGTTGTTGCTTCAGTTGAAAGTTTATCGATGGCAGTGATAGCTTCGACACTGGACTCCCTACTGGATCTTCTGTCGGGTTTCATACTCTGGTTTACTGCACATGCTATGAAAAAGCCCAACAAGTATAGCTATCCAATTGGGAAGAGACGAATGCAACCAGTG GGTATAATAGTCTTTGCATCAGTAATGGGAACACTTGGCTTCCAAGTGCTGATCGAGTCAGGGCGGCAGCTTATCACAAAT GAACACCAAATATTCGATCACAGGAAGGAGCTGTGGATGATCGGCAGCATGTCCTCGGTCGCGGTGGTGAAGTTCTTCCTGATGCTCTACTGCCGGTCGTTCAAGAACGAGATCGTGAGAGCGTACGCGCAGGACCATTTCTTCGACGTGATCACCAACTCCGTCGGCCTCGTCAGcgcgctcctcgccgtccAGTACAAATGGTGGATGGATCCGGTCGGAGCCATACTG ATCGCGGTGTACACGATCACGACGTGGGCGAGGACGGTGGTGGAGAACGTGGGGACGCTGATCGGgaggtcggcgccggcggagtaCCTGACGAAGCTGACGTACCTGATATGGAACCACCACCAGCAGATCCGGCACATCGACACGGTGAGGGCCTACACCTTCGGCACGCACTACTTCGTGGAGGTGGACATCGTCCTCCCCGGCGACATGCCGCTCAGCCAGGCGCACGACATCGGTGAGTCGCTCCAGGAGAAGCTGGAGCAGCTCCCCGAGGTCGAGCGCGCCTTCGTCCACGTCGACTTCGAGTTCACCCACCGCCCCGAGCACAAGGCCGAGGtctga
- the LOC121053244 gene encoding protein NEGATIVE REGULATOR OF RESISTANCE-like, with protein MDATTAKRKRPAAPDIPGAAADDSPTTVDEVSDAEVEEFYAILRRMRDATRQLGGAGAAARAPGPRAPAWRPSFSWEDFADPPPPKPHPHPVDERVAENATPPRRPAGLDLNVEPPSDAAPAAPATPRSARAPA; from the coding sequence ATGGACGCCACCACCGCCAAGCGCAAGCGCCCGGCTGCCCCCGACATCCCAGGCGCCGCCGCAGACGACTCCCCTACGACCGTCGACGAGGTCTCCGACGCCGAGGTCGAGGAGTTCTACGCCATCCTCCGCCGCATGCGCGACGCCACCCGACAactcggcggcgcgggcgcggcagcCCGAGCTCCCGGCCCGCGCGCCCCGGCGTGGCGACCCAGCTTCTCCTGGGAGGACTTCgccgacccgccgccgccgaagccgcACCCGCACCCCGTCGACGAGCGCGTCGCCGAGaacgccaccccgccgcggcggccggcgggccTCGACCTGAACGTGGAGCCGCCGTCcgacgccgcccccgccgcgccggccacccCGCGCTCGGCGCGCGCCCCGGCATAG